The DNA window ACCTTCGATAGTAGATATGGCTTGCTATGATGTCTAAACCAATGCATCTACATCGGATCACAGGCTAATTCCCAAGTGATAATGAGTTCTTGATTAGGTATAAAACCATACCTATGGTTCCAAATGTTGATATATTACGTGTGGATTGTAACCCAAATTTCATCGGTTCTCCTATGCAAGTCGATATTATGCAGATCTACGATGTCTTAGGGTGTTGGCGAAATCATTTGCCTAAACCTAAACTGTCGCATAATTCGGTCAGATTTGTGCATCTCCATCGTAGTGTACACTGCCAATGGCACATTCACATGCCAAATGTTGGGATTCACCAAGAATTCAGATGGTATGCATGCTTGAGTTCTCGAATCAAAGTATGGCATCTATTCAAACTATAGtacaataataatttcaattatatatttacTATTAATTTGTAAAtcaattacattaatattatataattgaaaatttaaaaatacatacatctGCTTCTGATTGTTGATCTAAGAGTAGTTGTATATCTTCAAGCTCTTCCGGTTGTCCCACGTAACTTGGCCTATggttccacctattcaaataacatgttaatacaaaattataaaaattttattctagatggtatattattaaatgaattttaccttgttacaaGTGAGAATGTATAATGGTAGTCAACTCAACGACGTAAAAAAGGCAACCAATACCACGCTCATGATTGCAGTAGTAGCATGCTACCACCGATTTTAATTTTGTGTGGTTGTGTCACCCGATACATCTCTTGGTACAACGTTGCCAACACCGTTGACCCCTAATTGAGTTGGCCCGCTTCTTTAAAGTCCATTAGTTTTAGCACCCACCTTAAATGGACAAGATTTCACGATTTATCGGGCATTAGGAGACCCTCGGTGATCCTAAGGATGTACGCCTGAGTTTGTTGTTCTCTTTCAACTTCACTCGATTTTGCATTGAACCCAACAAAATATCTTTTCAACCAATTCATATCTATCTGACCTCTAAAAATCGTGTCTAGAAGCCTTCCTAAAAGTTGCTCACATACATCTCTCCAATCGGTAGTGACAACTAACCTAGTCACTACCGGCCCACCCACCGATAACCCGAGCTGTAACTGCACATCCTTGAGTCTAATAATACACTTGCCGTATGGAAGATGGAATTTGTATGTCTCgggtctccatctttccaccaacatGCTTACAAGTGTGGGGTCCAATTTACGCCTCCTACCCATATGAGCCATGTGCAAAAAGTTCGCATCTCTCAAGTATGGTTCGATTAGAGACGATGGAGGAGGGAATAAATTGCGAATGTACGTCTCCAAATCCGATCTTCTGGCTTATAAAAAACAtacaaaatcttaaatttcaatataacaacaaaataattaaattaaattagattaataaTAATTCTTACAATTTGCAATTGAACGGCGGAAATGTGCTTTCCATCCAAATAAATAAGAGAATTTTccattaataagttcaataaatACGAATAAAAAACGTAAtgcaaaagtaattaaaaaaaccttaatacaattttaataaaaaatgacaAAGAATTGCATACGAATTAAGAGAGAATTGAGAGGATTGAGAACAAATTGAGAAAGAGTTGAGAGTGAATTGTGAGTGAATTGAAAAGGTGGGAAATTTGAGGTTTAAATAGGGAAAATAAGTTACTGTGAGGGGGAGCCGTTGGAATTCGATCGTTGCAATTAGCCGTTAGGGAAAACGCATCCAATTAGATGCGCTTTGCTGACTGAACAGGAAAGCACGTCCAACTGGAAGTGTTTTCCTGCCAAATTCACTAAAAATGCATCACTTATCTCCCCAAAATCAGCCTAATccgataatttttccaaaaaatggCATTTTTGGAAATTCACCCATGTGATCAGTGTAGTTAAAAAGATCTTGATTGCGATGTTTAAGGGTGAGCAAAATTCAACTTGactcgaaaaattaaaaaaaatttcgagttaaacgaatcgagttaaaatgaatcgagttatttgagttaatcgaattattcgagtcaactcaaatttttttcgaattttgagtttGAATCGAGATTAATTTTCGAATTTAAATAACtagaataattcgaataaactgaatgccaaactataatattttacatttttaccccaaatctttttacttttccttcaatacttttactccctcccactttctgccaaaacttttacttccctCCCATCCTACCTCATCTATCCCAAGCCCATTTTTcctctaattttttttgaatatttttcccATTTACTTTCCCCTCAAATTTTACTCCCTTAAccttcaaaactttttattttcttccaaacctttttatttcccccctaaatttttacttttcatcCTTTaccctcaaataaaaaatcatcaaaaaaaaatctctaaagctaaataacaataattttatttatatatattatttatattattaaatcaaatttcaattttgtactatttatattattaaattttttaatcatgttaaatctttataaatttctgttaaaattaaattattgatgatatcataaaatatttgagttaaaattttatgttggtatcaatttcacattttatttttaagaaattttttattaaaaaaatcatattttttatatttaatatatttttaatttcaaaatatatagtgataaaaataaaaagataattaaaataattaagtaaataaagaaggtgaaaattaataaaaaaatttaattaccgTGCACAAATTTAATTAGGGTGGTTAAAGTGATTCGATGGATCAAACACTCACAGCTAGCGATGTTGTTTTCCTCTTTCCCAAGCGACACGAGACGAGTTATTTTTCCATTCTTTGAGTTCTTTTCTAAAAGCCATCGAGAAATCTAAAGACCAAaacaaagaaggaagaagaacAAAGGAAAAAGGGCTTGGCTCGGTTGCCATTCTCATTCTTCTTGCTCTCCATTTCAAAGCTGTTGTATGTTCTTTTTGGGTAAGCTATCTTTCTAAATTCCCTTTTTTACTTCTAAGAAATTGATGTaagtgatttaaaaattaaaaataaaattgaaatttgtaTCTTAGAAATTTGAATTCTTCCATCAGTCTacttaaataacttttgctataTTTTCTAGGTGTTTCAAGTGATTTACTATATATTTGTATCCTACAAAATTCCGTTTTCCCTCCTATATATAAATGAGGATGTAACCCTTAAAGAATACATCCATATTAAGAACGGGTTGTTTCACTTGAGTGTAAATTTAGTGTTATAATGTCAATTTGGAATAGTAAGCTGATTTATCTTGTGTTCCTGAAAACTACTGGTTTTAAGTTTGATGTCTTATTCTTATGGTGGGATGTGAATCCAGGATGTCGATTCGGAGTGTCTATACTTCGAATCTATGAagacattatatatataaatgctgTACGtgtgtattatattttatttctttcaaatacTATCTGGATGCGTGTAGTATTTTAGGTTCCTATATCATCTATTTTGCATCTTTTAGGTGATTTTTCTGTTCTGTTTTGGTGTTATATTTTCAGTCTGTTGTTAAAACCATTTTGCTAACCTAATAGAACTCCTTTGCTAACCTAAGAATCAATATCGGAACAAGGGATAAATTGGATGGAATTCAAGACTAtagttgattaaattataaacttaaTTCTTTAAGCTTTGGTATTTCATATAGATTTCATGCTAATCCATTTTACGATGCTGTTATGTTGGACACATTTTGCTGAAATATCTAATGTTAGATGTTTTATCTTGTGAAGTTTAAGGAGCTAAGCTTATATTATTTGTATTCTTTTGATAATGTTATGTCTTCTGGCTTTTATCACTACAGCAATATGATTCAATATGTAGATCCTTATCTAAGCCTTTTCTAAAACCCTGCAATGAAGCACAGGTTACTTTGCTAGTTATTCATGATACAAGTACACATGtatatttacaaatatttttgtACTGAACCAGAAAACCAGTAATGATATGCCCAAACCACTGTTACTGATGCATATAATGCTTTTTAAGAAAGCCAAAACATTGTTTGTTGGGGTACTAACAACCTTGATAAGAAGTCTTGAAACGTAATTATTTTCTGattcttttaattatataaattgctAATTTTTGTTTCCTAATAGCACATCATCAGCAATAGGTAGTCAATCATGGAGTCAAGCAGAGCGAGTGAGAAAAAAAAGCTGAAACGCAAAGAGGTAAAATTATAACTTGGGGGATTTTATTTCTGTTTCTTCATTAGTAAAGTAGGACCATTATAAAAatgatgctttttttttttttttccaattggcTTTCATAGAATAGATACTAGAGAAAAAGAAAGCAGCAGACCAACTCCTCAAAGCCGCTTCTGCCCAAATTGACCATCTTACTTCTTTCCCTTCCTTTTGCTATTTCAACAAAAATGGTAATTCTTGATCACCCGTTTTACCATCTATTTTCAAGTAAATGAAATTACTTATGTTTATAAAAGAGTTGACAATGTTGATTAAATCACTACGAGGCCTTTGTTTATGCTTGGAATCGGGGAGTGGAGATAAGCTCTCCAATTGTACGAAACAACACATTCAGAAACTCCTGAAGGTAACAAATTTATCCTGAatgtaataattttaaattgCAAATTCTCAATTGGATTTTTCTGTTTTAATTGAAAGCTTTGATAGGCGAATATGATGGGGCCATATGGATCAGAGTGGGCAGTAGAAGAGAAGGTGAAGCGGAGGGAAATGGTTGCTCCACAAGCACGCTATATATTCGTATATTGGAATGCCAATGAGATGATGGACAATGCATTCACTCCCTTGCTTGGTTTCCTACATTTCCGTTTCACTCTGGAAGAAGAGATACCCGTTCTTTATTTATATGAATTGCAACTGGATAGCTCAGTCCAAGGGAAAGGACTTGGGAAATTCTTGATGCAGTTAGTTGAGCTAATTGCTCAGGAGGTTTCTATACTTCTTTTCTTTCTAATGTCCTTGAATTTATTGTTTGCACCATTTTCATTGTGTTTAGTAGAATTTAGGATTATGTTTGCAATTGAATGCTGTTTATACTCTATCAAGCTAAATTTGAAGTTCTAACATGTGAttctttgctttgctttgcttttcATCTTTCTCTTAGAATCGGATGGGTGCTGTGGTGTTAACTGTTCAAAAATCAAACTCATTAGCCATGAAGTTCTATATAAGCAAGCTAAGGTAAGTTCTTCACTGTCTAAGGTTGTTGTTTACTTAGAGATGTCCCTCCTTGTGTAATTTAGTCTTAGTGGTTTTGCACTTGTGTATTATTTGCTGCAAGGATAAAATATGAGCAGCAAATACAGTCACACAAAAGGCGAAGAACAAATGAGCGATTAGGACAACTCAGTGAAACCAAAAGAAACAACTAAATTGAGCACAATCAAGCTAAAAGAACAAAACAGTTCGATAAATCTTGCTAAGGTTCTGGTTTCACTAAGCAATCCATGCCAAGCCTTATAATAAATCTAAGCAGTGCTGCATCTAGTATCTCCTTTGATGCCCCAGAATCAGGTTGTCACTTACATTGCCTTGCTTGGCTACAGTCTGATAATCCTGTTGCAGAAAATGACAAATCTAGACGACCAATTTATGTAAATGTTCCAAAAAGAGAGGTTCCTTTCCCTTCCTATTTGGACCTGATGCATTTTTGAGCATGGACTATGGAGATGCATCGAAGAACAAAAGTTTAGGACCTAATGAAAGATTGACCATCTATTTTGGATTGAATATCTATTTATGTACTTTAAGAATTAAGATGTATAGAGCAAGCTACTTTTTGAGCGTATGTTTATGCGTGCAAATGGGAGAATGCTTTAGTTTAGTTTTGGTGTTGCATTATTCTTGTACTTTATATGGTTGCAAACAATGAAATATATCAATTTTGTGCAGATATGTGGTATCAAGTATTTCACCATCCAGAGTTGATCCATTGGTAGGACTTTGATTACATATGCATTATAATACGTTATACTTGACTACATTATTGAGTAATTTTTAACCATTTTGCGCAGGTGGGAGTTGAAAAGAACTACGAAATTCTTTGCAAAACATTTGATCATGAAGCTAAAGCTATATTGGAGGTATATTCAGTTCAGTATAGGTACTATTATCATGTCATTTTCATCCTCAAAAACTTATTCACATGCATTTTGTAATGTTCAAATGTAAAATCCGCACATTTTCTCTAAGACTTGATATCAAGAACTGAACCCCAACTATTTGATTTACAATTTCTTTTCATCTATCATACCATTACCAAGCATGGCAAAAGATGTAGATGTCATGTCAGAGTTGCTTCCAGTACCATTTTACAACACTAAAAAGTGTTGGATTACATTGTTTATGCAGGACTGCTAGGAGGGTAGGGTTTATGGCTGCTTTTTCAGACTTAAAATTTGAAGACTAACAGGGAAAATTGAATGAGAGGAAGACTGTCAAAATCACAAGCAATGATGAATACCGGGTACCCGATTCTTTTATTTCTGCAGCTATGACCATGTTTTCTCTGAGACAGCACTTGTTTATTGAGGAACTGATATACAGTGCATAAAGTAAATTGTTTTGTTTATgaatttaaaactaaatttaagggGAATGATTTAGTGGGAGAGTAATCTAGGTTGGATTATAGGCGTGAGGTTGCAATTTGATGAGTGAGTTGAACTTAAATTATGTCTTATACTTGTTAATTTCTAGTGAATTATTCTCTGAAAAAAGTTCCACAAACGGAGGAAGTTTCTGAATTGCATAACCTAGCATTGGTGTCCAtttctattttataattgttaGTAAGTTCGATGAGTcacaacaaaacaaaaatttggaTGGCAAAATCAACAAATTCACAATAATGATGAAATCTATAGTCTTTAAATTTGTGATTTACACTAAATCTTATTAGAAATTTGCACTAAATCCTTAATCCGAATAGAAAAGCTTTCCATGCAATAATTCTTAATTTATACCATTTAAAAATCTGATTTaattatatcaaaaaaaaatttatgcaatCAGTTCATAGCTTAGCAAATTTtttataggttaaattctactattagttcTTGTATTTTACGAAAGTTAcgaatttagtcattgtactttaatttggtcatttttggtctcatatttttaaaatttttaaaattttaatcattaacAAACGgtaattgtttaatttattaagttctattattttcaaattttggttgggcaatttagtcattatactttaatttggttatttttggtctcatatttttaaaattttaatcattagCAAATGAGCTAAACGGTAAttgtttaattcattaaattttattatttctaaaatttgattGGGCAAACATACTATCTTATGTCTAATGCCACACTAGtttgttattttttcattttatttattaaaaatttaataaatagatTAATTATTGCCATTTGTGTCAaagttcaaattttcaaatttgaaaaatatagggacttaaAATGATCTAGTTAGAGAATAA is part of the Gossypium hirsutum isolate 1008001.06 chromosome D11, Gossypium_hirsutum_v2.1, whole genome shotgun sequence genome and encodes:
- the LOC107922610 gene encoding N-alpha-acetyltransferase 40 isoform X1 codes for the protein MESSRASEKKKLKRKEILEKKKAADQLLKAASAQIDHLTSFPSFCYFNKNGLCLCLESGSGDKLSNCTKQHIQKLLKANMMGPYGSEWAVEEKVKRREMVAPQARYIFVYWNANEMMDNAFTPLLGFLHFRFTLEEEIPVLYLYELQLDSSVQGKGLGKFLMQLVELIAQENRMGAVVLTVQKSNSLAMKFYISKLRYVVSSISPSRVDPLVGVEKNYEILCKTFDHEAKAILEVYSVQYRTARRVGFMAAFSDLKFED
- the LOC107922610 gene encoding N-alpha-acetyltransferase 40 isoform X2 → MESSRASEKKKLKRKEILEKKKAADQLLKAASAQIDHLTSFPSFCYFNKNGLCLCLESGSGDKLSNCTKQHIQKLLKANMMGPYGSEWAVEEKVKRREMVAPQARYIFVYWNANEMMDNAFTPLLGFLHFRFTLEEEIPVLYLYELQLDSSVQGKGLGKFLMQLVELIAQENRMGAVVLTVQKSNSLAMKFYISKLRYVVSSISPSRVDPLVGVEKNYEILCKTFDHEAKAILEDC
- the LOC107922610 gene encoding N-alpha-acetyltransferase 40 isoform X3: MKLLMFIKELTMLIKSLRGLCLCLESGSGDKLSNCTKQHIQKLLKANMMGPYGSEWAVEEKVKRREMVAPQARYIFVYWNANEMMDNAFTPLLGFLHFRFTLEEEIPVLYLYELQLDSSVQGKGLGKFLMQLVELIAQENRMGAVVLTVQKSNSLAMKFYISKLRYVVSSISPSRVDPLVGVEKNYEILCKTFDHEAKAILEVYSVQYRTARRVGFMAAFSDLKFED